In Fundidesulfovibrio soli, a single genomic region encodes these proteins:
- a CDS encoding succinate dehydrogenase/fumarate reductase cytochrome b subunit, with protein MSIPSIATHKPVVSCKCAAYLDWLQMLSGACLIMFMWAHLCLVSSVIIGPGVMNAIAEFFEVTKMVHFGGPVIFMVFLLHFVLAARKIPFTSKQQGVMLANAKRMHHQDTWLWVVQAVTAMIILIMGAIHMWVVLSDLPITAQKSAARIQNGLWMLFYLVLLPMVELHVGIGFYRIMIKWGIIDSKGRFGFKKKENMLTAIMIGIGVITLLRFWFLAIK; from the coding sequence ATGTCCATACCGTCCATTGCAACCCACAAGCCAGTGGTCAGCTGCAAGTGCGCCGCGTATCTGGACTGGCTCCAGATGCTCTCCGGGGCCTGCCTGATCATGTTCATGTGGGCGCACCTGTGTCTGGTTTCCAGCGTGATCATCGGCCCCGGCGTCATGAACGCCATCGCGGAGTTCTTCGAAGTCACCAAGATGGTGCATTTCGGCGGCCCTGTGATCTTCATGGTCTTCCTGCTGCACTTCGTGCTCGCGGCGCGCAAGATCCCCTTCACCTCCAAGCAGCAGGGCGTCATGCTGGCCAACGCCAAGCGCATGCACCACCAGGACACCTGGCTGTGGGTCGTCCAGGCCGTCACCGCGATGATCATCCTGATCATGGGCGCCATCCACATGTGGGTGGTTCTCTCGGACCTTCCCATCACCGCCCAGAAGAGCGCAGCGCGCATTCAGAACGGGCTGTGGATGCTCTTCTACCTGGTGCTGCTGCCCATGGTGGAGCTGCACGTGGGCATCGGGTTCTACCGCATCATGATCAAGTGGGGCATCATCGACAGCAAGGGCAGGTTCGGCTTCAAGAAGAAGGAGAACATGCTCACCGCCATCATGATCGGCATCGGCGTGATCACCTTGCTGCGCTTCTGGTTCCTCGCCATCAAATAA
- the dctA gene encoding C4-dicarboxylate transporter DctA has translation MAGKKIYKTLYFWVLFGIALGVIIGLIPETKAFASKLEPLAKTFIKMVKMVIAPIIFCTVVTGIAKMGDMGKVGRVGLKAMLYFWTMTLFALAIGLAVVNITKPGVGMDEYAQKMQADAAGMKKVEAYAGETKKLTTVEFLTNIVPDSVVGAFSKGDILQVLFFSILFGTGLSALGERTRHVAQFIDEFAKGMFKVVHYVMYFAPFGAFGAMAVVVSTQGVDALLALGRLMIDVYATCLLFIFVILWAVCKLAGFSLWKYLKYISEEILLVLGTSSSEAALPRMMAKMENAGADQSVVGLCLPMGYSFNLDGTCIYLTMATVFLAQATNTPLTMADQLYVLFVLLLTSKGAAAVTGGGFITLAATLGAVGNIPLASLTLLLGVDRFMSEARAITNLIGNGVATLVVAGWEGALDKPKLLRVLDGNVLDDMADDPEDALIEAHSSNKSTEKA, from the coding sequence ATGGCAGGCAAAAAGATATACAAGACATTGTATTTCTGGGTCTTGTTCGGCATCGCCTTGGGTGTCATCATCGGTCTCATTCCCGAGACCAAGGCATTCGCCAGCAAACTTGAACCTCTGGCCAAGACCTTCATCAAAATGGTCAAGATGGTCATCGCCCCCATCATCTTCTGCACGGTCGTCACCGGCATCGCCAAGATGGGCGACATGGGCAAGGTCGGCCGCGTGGGCCTCAAGGCCATGCTCTACTTCTGGACCATGACCCTCTTCGCCCTGGCCATCGGCCTGGCCGTGGTCAACATCACCAAGCCCGGCGTGGGCATGGACGAGTACGCCCAGAAGATGCAGGCCGACGCCGCGGGCATGAAGAAGGTCGAAGCCTACGCGGGCGAAACCAAGAAACTGACCACCGTCGAATTCCTCACCAACATCGTGCCTGACTCCGTGGTTGGCGCCTTCTCCAAGGGCGACATCCTGCAGGTGCTCTTCTTCTCCATCCTCTTCGGAACCGGCCTCTCCGCCCTGGGCGAACGCACCAGACATGTGGCGCAATTCATAGACGAGTTCGCCAAAGGCATGTTCAAGGTCGTGCACTACGTCATGTACTTCGCGCCCTTCGGCGCCTTCGGCGCCATGGCCGTGGTCGTCTCCACCCAGGGGGTGGACGCTTTGCTGGCCTTGGGCAGGCTGATGATAGACGTCTACGCCACCTGCCTGCTGTTCATCTTCGTGATCCTCTGGGCGGTCTGCAAGCTGGCCGGCTTCTCGCTGTGGAAGTACCTCAAGTACATCTCCGAAGAAATCCTGCTGGTGCTCGGCACCTCCTCCTCCGAGGCGGCGCTGCCCCGCATGATGGCCAAGATGGAGAACGCCGGCGCGGACCAGTCCGTGGTGGGCCTGTGCCTGCCCATGGGCTACTCCTTCAACCTTGACGGAACCTGCATCTACCTGACCATGGCCACCGTGTTCCTGGCCCAGGCCACCAACACGCCCCTGACCATGGCCGATCAGCTCTACGTCCTGTTCGTGCTCCTGCTGACCTCCAAGGGCGCGGCCGCGGTCACCGGCGGCGGCTTCATCACCCTGGCGGCCACGCTGGGCGCGGTGGGCAACATCCCCCTGGCCTCGCTGACCCTGCTCCTGGGCGTCGACCGCTTCATGTCCGAAGCCCGCGCCATCACCAACCTGATCGGCAACGGCGTCGCCACCCTGGTGGTCGCCGGCTGGGAAGGCGCGCTGGACAAGCCCAAGCTGCTCCGGGTGCTTGACGGCAACGTGCTCGACGACATGGCCGACGATCCCGAGGATGCGCTGATCGAAGCGCACTCCAGCAACAAGAGCACCGAAAAAGCCTAA